In Kiloniellales bacterium, a genomic segment contains:
- a CDS encoding YafY family protein codes for MRRADRLFQIIQILRRNKLVRARDLAEKLEISERTVYRDIRDLVGSGVPIEGEAGVGYVLRNGYDLPPLMFNERELEALVLGARIVESWTDPEMADSAANVIAKVEAVVPEELRAHMAQTALLAPAAHYAEPLSVDPRTLRRAIRDRRKLAFDYRDREERRTSRSVRPLALAFYGPVWLLVSWCELRQDFRCFRLDRIDALEVLAEAFRPERGKLLQDFLRRDAE; via the coding sequence ATGCGGCGGGCCGACCGCCTGTTTCAGATCATCCAGATTCTGCGCCGCAACAAGCTGGTGCGGGCCCGGGATCTGGCCGAGAAGCTCGAGATCTCGGAGCGGACGGTCTATCGCGACATCCGCGACCTCGTCGGCTCCGGGGTGCCGATCGAGGGCGAGGCCGGGGTCGGCTACGTGCTGCGCAACGGCTACGACTTGCCGCCCCTGATGTTCAACGAGCGCGAGCTCGAGGCCCTGGTGCTCGGCGCCCGGATCGTGGAGTCCTGGACCGATCCGGAGATGGCGGACTCGGCCGCCAACGTCATCGCCAAGGTCGAGGCGGTGGTGCCGGAGGAGCTGCGCGCCCACATGGCGCAGACCGCGCTGCTGGCGCCCGCGGCGCACTACGCCGAGCCCCTGTCGGTCGACCCCCGTACGCTGCGCCGGGCGATCCGCGACCGGCGCAAGCTGGCCTTCGACTACCGGGACCGGGAGGAGCGGCGGACCAGCCGCAGTGTCCGGCCCCTGGCTCTGGCCTTCTACGGCCCGGTCTGGCTGCTGGTGTCCTGGTGCGAGCTGCGCCAGGACTTCCGCTGTTTCCGACTCGACCGCATCGACGCGCTCGAGGTCCTGGCCGAGGCCTTCCGCCCCGAGCGCGGCAAGCTGCTGCAGGATTTCCTCAGGCGGGACGCGGAGTAG
- a CDS encoding globin-coupled sensor protein encodes MEFSKTAQERLAFAGLSPEVRGLLPELFEVLEPEFPGILNRFYDYLGRWPALAPLLCGDGKIEALKRAQSAHWRLMFSGRFDAEYFERATAIGRAHQRIGLAPNWYIGGYTFLLTRMLTVLTAKYRRAPEKLDRAVDAVTRTILFDMELATSVYIASGQELLQQELRRLADNLEAEVDGVVEKVARQTKEVESFAGEMHAAAERTGMSASTVASASEEASTSVETVAAATEEFQVSVQEIGRQTAQSKDVTRQAVTEANSASQVIGELDTSAQEIGDIIKVISDIAAQTNLLALNATIEAARAGEAGKGFAVVANEVKSLANETAKATDEISQQVAKIQEATGGAVDTIRRVSEVIARLDEVSAAIDTAADQQKQAALEISGSIQEAASGNREVAKTIQTVAAESQDVAQLSGSVRESAAGASSEVKLLVESIGSILAELRSDRRFGARDKARPDASAA; translated from the coding sequence ATGGAATTTAGCAAAACCGCCCAAGAACGCCTGGCCTTCGCCGGCCTCTCTCCGGAAGTTCGCGGCCTGCTGCCAGAGCTTTTCGAGGTCCTGGAACCAGAGTTCCCCGGGATCCTGAACCGCTTCTACGACTATCTCGGCCGCTGGCCGGCCCTGGCGCCCCTGCTCTGCGGGGACGGCAAGATCGAGGCCCTGAAGCGGGCGCAGAGCGCGCATTGGCGGCTGATGTTCTCCGGCCGTTTCGATGCCGAGTACTTCGAGCGGGCCACCGCCATCGGCCGCGCGCACCAGCGCATCGGCCTGGCGCCGAACTGGTACATCGGCGGCTACACCTTCCTGCTGACCCGGATGCTGACCGTCCTCACGGCCAAGTACCGCCGAGCGCCCGAGAAGCTAGACCGGGCGGTGGACGCGGTCACCCGGACCATCCTTTTCGACATGGAGCTCGCCACCTCGGTCTACATCGCCTCGGGCCAGGAACTGCTTCAGCAGGAGCTCCGACGCCTGGCCGACAACCTGGAAGCCGAGGTCGACGGCGTGGTCGAAAAGGTCGCCCGCCAGACCAAGGAGGTCGAAAGCTTCGCCGGCGAGATGCACGCCGCCGCGGAACGGACCGGCATGAGCGCCTCGACCGTGGCCTCGGCCTCGGAGGAGGCCTCGACCAGCGTCGAGACCGTGGCCGCCGCCACCGAGGAGTTCCAGGTCTCGGTCCAGGAGATCGGACGCCAGACCGCCCAGTCCAAGGACGTTACCCGGCAGGCGGTGACCGAGGCGAACAGTGCCAGTCAGGTTATCGGCGAACTCGACACCAGCGCCCAGGAGATCGGCGACATCATCAAGGTGATCTCGGACATCGCGGCGCAGACCAACCTGCTGGCGCTCAACGCGACCATCGAGGCGGCGCGCGCCGGCGAAGCCGGCAAAGGCTTTGCGGTCGTCGCCAACGAGGTCAAGAGCCTGGCCAACGAGACCGCCAAGGCGACCGACGAGATCTCCCAGCAGGTCGCCAAGATCCAGGAGGCGACGGGCGGCGCGGTCGACACCATCCGGCGGGTGAGCGAGGTCATCGCCCGGCTGGACGAGGTCTCGGCGGCGATCGACACGGCGGCCGATCAGCAGAAGCAGGCCGCGCTGGAGATCAGCGGCAGCATCCAGGAGGCGGCCTCGGGCAACCGTGAGGTCGCCAAGACCATCCAGACCGTGGCGGCGGAATCCCAGGACGTCGCACAGCTTTCCGGCTCGGTCCGCGAGAGCGCGGCCGGGGCCAGCTCCGAGGTCAAGCTGCTGGTCGAAAGCATCGGCTCGATCCTGGCCGAGCTGCGCAGCGACCGGCGCTTCGGCGCCCGGGACAAGGCCCGGCCCGACGCCTCCGCGGCCTGA